TGCACAAATTACACAACCAATGAGAAGAACAGTGAttaaaatccaagaaaataaaaataggacATCCGGGTGTACGTTGCTAATGAATACAGTCTGATATTCTGGTTGATTTCGACCAGGGGAACGAACACCCTGCAAAATATAATGTTTCTGAACTCCCTCGCAACATAAACATGTCTCATGGACTGGCACACTGTTGTATGCAGTCTCTCTTAAGGTGTAGCTGAACTTTCATTATCTTGAACACGAGAATAATCTGCGACAGCAAACGGTTTTAAGCTGCAAccgcctactactcattattcattatttctgtcatgttcattgaatgtgttgtaacgctgttcatttgtacacatgacatctattacttctgtgggagagggatcctcctctgttgctctcctgaagctttctttttttccatgtgaaagggtttttttctgttttatttgggagtttttcctgatccgatgtgaggtcctgggacagggatgtcgtatgtgtacagattttaaagccctctgaggcaaatttgtgattctgggctacacaaaataaactgaattgaattgaatagatggGCACTGACCTGTCTGAAGGTTCCTGCTGTCACACACATCTGTCCAGCTGCCCACAGTGGCACCATGAGAACAGAGGACAATGTCATGGCCCATCCCAGTGCATACGCCCAGTCAGGGTAAGTGTACCAGTCATTGATGCTGAGGTGTTTGTAATCAACCAGGTACATGATTAAGGAAATCTGTGAAGATGCAGAGAGTTGTATTGGGATAAAACAGAGCAAAGTATTTAGCCCTAAATAAATGATGGCAATTAATTTAAGCAAGGGAGAGAAGGGACTCAAATATTGTTAGAAATGTCCTTTAACTTTTGTGACATTTCTGACTCACCAGTGACAGCAGAGGAATGATGTATTTCCAGCAGAGTTTGAAGAAAACAGATGGTCTCTGTCCTGTCATGTCCTCAATGATGTTAATTAAACGATCAGCACCTGATACAAACAGACATGTAAGACCGGGTTCATATAAATCATATAATGTTGCATTGCTGTTGCCAAAATAAGACTGGGACCAAATAGGAAGGATAAAGAATCTCTTAATTTGGGTATTGCTACAAGTGTGACCAAAGCTGTCTAATTGTGTCATGCAAACCACTTAAATTAGCagcattttcattattattgccTTTAGATTAAGAAGagtaaaacatatataaaaatgtaactaaTCACTGaagcatacatatatatgaatagtCAGATCAGATCATTTTTTGCGTACCAAAGATCCAGGCCAGAGCCAGACACTCGGATAAAGCCATGAAATAGTGACACGCTCTGGTGATGCCATAATAATCAATCAGCTGGAAAAGGTAAATCCCTCCCTGCAGCAGGATGAAACAAGATGAGGAAtagttttaaaaacatttgtttgaaaGTACCCTCACGGAAATATGTGTATTCACCTCGGTGACCAACAGCAGATGTACGAGGAAAAAAGATGAGCAGACGAAAAGGACGAGCAACTCGTGTCTTCCTGGTTTATGAAACAGCTTCGGAAACAAGTCGCTTATTGTGGTGATAAAACACTCCACTGTCACAAACTGGGGATAAAATATTGAGCGAATGAGTCATTTTTTGTGCCTGCAATAACTTGGtacattaattaatcaataggaaatacaacacaaacatcTTACATGTGTGTCAACAGATAGTAGAATGAGCATCAGGAAGAAACAGACGTTCCAGAGCTGTGGAAAAGGCATCATAGCTGTGGCCTGAGGGTACGCTATGAAGGCCAAACCTGGACCTGTGAACAGGAATTAACAACAAAGACGATGTTATTGGTCTCTGGATTAATATGCAACTTCCTCACCATGTCAAGTCTTTACCTGACTCGACAGCTAAGTCAGCTGTTACAGACTCTTGAGCAGTGACTGAAATTGAGTCTTTAGGTCTTTATCATAGTAAACGCGTCGGGCATTAATTCATTTCATAATGATTTACATGCATTTGTTTCGATAACTGTTGACAAGGTGTTTAACTGAGTGTCTGCAGGTCTTTAAAATTCGTAAACCTCATTGACTCAAAAAATACTTTGGAAAGTATTATAAATTCATACATTTAATTCACAAAAGTCTCTTGTCGCTTGACAGCTGTAGGCAGTAACATTAGctatgaaagaaaaagaaaaattgcaGACTGTTAGGAAACAACATACATGTATGAACTAGAAGTTGTATTGTCGTGACAGTTTCAGGCCTGTAGAAAGCACTGTGTCACTCCTAAGAAGCTACAGTATAGTGAGCTCATCAACTTATGATTTTACCAAAGGCTTCAATGCACTTGAATGAaacaattaattacattatttaggTTTAGGTTAGAAGAGAGAGGCAAATGTGTCCTGAACTAGGCATCAGATCACAAAACGTGTCGATGTCGAGGGCACGAACAAACCGAAATTTCACGTTTCATTTGTAGGATTTGTTGCACAGAAGACGtgatgcaatttttttttattttacagactAAGTAGTACTCATGAagtatttcagtttttaaatcGGTGTTCCCTTCCCATTATATGACAGTGTATATCCAAGTTTgttataaaatatgatatttCAAGTGGGTCATTATTATGTAATTATCTTTAATGCATCAAATGAATGTAAATAACGGGAATTTAGACTCACTCCCAAAACTCAGAAGCAGCAGAGGTGGTGTTTTTCTGCAGATTTACTGTCAGATTTGATGAGGAAGAATCCACACAGTTCGCTGTTGTAGAGAAAGCACATGATAATGGTAAGTTACTCTTATACAAACTAACAGAGCATGTTACACTGTGAATCTCCCAAAAATAGCCTTCACCTTGACAAAGATTAAGGGACAATTCCTTTCTGAAGCTGGAACAGTGTTCCAGCTTCAGAAAGGAAGTCTTACCTGTATTCCAGGTGTTCTCACAGCTGGCCCAGGGAAGCTGGGCTCTGAACGAGAACACCAGGTAGAAGAGAGCCCAGACTTGTATTAATATGTAGCTAAAGTCGTACATTCTTGTCACCAATTGTGCACATCCAATtcctaaaatgaaaacaaaagctaGTTGAGTGTTGGACAAAGATATATcttttctgcagtaaaagttcTAGTATTGTGTACAAAGTATGATGTTTTTCGTTTTTCTTCAGCCGACTGCATCTTTTATCTCAGTACAAATGAACTCACCTTGTGCCAGAGGACACAACTTCCTCCAGCAGGTGACGAATCCTTCCTGGGTGTACTGACCAACTGAGCTCTCCAGCAGGAACATAGGTACCCCCAACACCACAGATAGCAGACCATATGGCACCAGAAAGGCCCCTAGGTGCATGTATATGAATAGAGATATATGCATGTACGCCCATAGAAATGACAAGTTAATTCAGTGTAATCAGCTATAAGTTCAGAATCTGTATATTCACCTCCACCATTCTTGTAGCAGAGGTAAGGAAACCGCCACACGTTGCCCAGGCCGACCACATTTCCTGCAACAGCCAGCATATATTCTGTTTTACTGGCCCACTGTCCTCTGTCTGCAGCTCTCTTCTGGATCTCATTTTTTCTTCGTTGTCCGTTCATCTCAAGATCAGGAACttcatcaaatgtgtgtttcagttgTAATTCACAAGTACTGCAGACCGATCTTTGCTCCTTTTATTATGTCTCCTAAAACCACTTTCAGTGTGGATGGGGCAACTTTAATGAAAATCAACTGTAAGGGCCTGAGGAGAAGGGTGGTGGCTGGAGTCTACATTCCAGTCAGAAGGCTCCACCCACTCGTTCACAAGAACATGGGGATCAGGTGTGAGAAGAGATGCACCTGATGGTGATCTCCTCGTCAGGAGGCAAACAAAGGGCAAGGAGGGAAACAGAGCAGGAGGAATAAACACAAGAGTGACTTCTCCTCTGCCTGAAGAAGGTTAAGCCGGCAAGAAGGCTAGCGGCCCGGCTGAGATAGCTTTTGTAAGAAATTGATAGAGCTCGAGACTGAGCTACGCTTTCAGTTCTTTTTGATTGTTATTTGATTAAAAACCCTTAAACCCTGCAGACCTGACTGCCTGTGATTGCTGCACTGCCCTAACTGCTGTGTCCTCCGTAACGTCCTGTTACACTGGTGGAGGATGCGGGCAGGAGGACCCTAGTGGTGGCGTAGCAGTCAAACCATGGAGGACCTAGTAagggagtttgtgtgtgtttctgctgaaCAGCAGACCCTGCACTAGACAATGATTCAAGAGCAACAACAGCAGAACGCCCTTCTCCATGCAGAGATCCAAAAGTGTCTGGCTGAAGCCCCTCCAGCACCAAGGGAAGGGACCATGCAGCCAAATCCTAGTCGTTTATTCCCAAAATGAAAGAGAGCGACGATGTCGAGGCCTACTTGACAGCCTTTGAGCGTACAACTAAGAGGGAAGGCTGGCCCGACGATGCCTGGGCAGACCTGGTCAGGCACTTCCTACTTGGGCCGGCACAGCAGGCCTACCTCGATCTCCCTGCAGCCCGGTCGAAGGATTATGCGGTCTTGAAGAAGGAAATCCTGGCCAGGTATGGCTACAGTTTAGCAGCAAAAGCCCAGAGGTTCCATGACTGGAGGTTTAAACCAGAGTTGCCAGCACAGGCGCAAATGTATGACCTTGTCCGGGTACCCAAAGCTTGGCTGACATCTG
This Cyclopterus lumpus isolate fCycLum1 chromosome 17, fCycLum1.pri, whole genome shotgun sequence DNA region includes the following protein-coding sequences:
- the LOC117746376 gene encoding sodium- and chloride-dependent betaine transporter-like; the encoded protein is MVPSLVPDLEMNGQRRKNEIQKRAADRGQWASKTEYMLAVAGNVVGLGNVWRFPYLCYKNGGGAFLVPYGLLSVVLGVPMFLLESSVGQYTQEGFVTCWRKLCPLAQGIGCAQLVTRMYDFSYILIQVWALFYLVFSFRAQLPWASCENTWNTANCVDSSSSNLTVNLQKNTTSAASEFWEPKDSISVTAQESVTADLAVESGPGLAFIAYPQATAMMPFPQLWNVCFFLMLILLSVDTHFVTVECFITTISDLFPKLFHKPGRHELLVLFVCSSFFLVHLLLVTEGGIYLFQLIDYYGITRACHYFMALSECLALAWIFGADRLINIIEDMTGQRPSVFFKLCWKYIIPLLSLISLIMYLVDYKHLSINDWYTYPDWAYALGWAMTLSSVLMVPLWAAGQMCVTAGTFRQRLFVLCRPTEDLDRQERDLEDEGTTVELRTSAATT